The DNA window GAGACTCAGCGTCACTGCCATCGGAAGCCCTTCGGGGACAGACACAACGACAAGCGTTACGGCAATCATGATGCTCTGAAGGAAATAAGCGATAAACGGCAGCCATTCGAAGCCGGAAGTAGAAAGCATATACATTACGATGCGACCCAGAATCACCGCCCCGCCGATGACATAGCTGCCCTTAGTGACCAGAGCACCAAGCCGTTCGAGCTGTTCGGTCAGCGGAGTCTTCGTCCCGTCGTCGATATGGGCAGCCTCATAGACCTTTCCGTTCTCGGTTGAATCGCCCACGGCATAGACTTCCGCCACACCGTGGCCCTCCATCACACGTGTGCCCCGCATCACATGGTCAGACGGAAATGTCGCTTCAGGGTCGAAATGATCCGGATCGGTGGTCTTCGAAGCCATCGGCTCACCGGTCAGGGTCGACTCATCGACATTGAGCTGCGTCGATTCGAGCAGACGCGCATCGGCGGGAATCTCCTGCCCGGTGTTGAGGATAAGGATATCACCCACAACAACATCCTTTTTGGATATTTCGGTGGGATTGCCGTCGCGGATCACCTGAACAAGCTCATCATCGTTGACCTGATTGAGTATCTTGAACTCGTCCTCGGCCTTCTTCTCGAAATAGAACGACAGCCCGGTGGCAAGGAATATGGCCATGAATATGCCGACAGGCTCGAAAAAGACCGTCCCGGCCTGATGGAGGGCGAAATATTCATAACATGAAATCAGAACCGACAGCACACCGGCCATAAGAAGCACAATGATAAGCGGGTCTTTGAATTTGTCTAAAAACAGTCGCCATAACGACTCTTCCTTAGGAGGCGTGAGCACATTCGCGCCATGAAGACGGCGGCTCTCCTCGACTTGCTGCCGGGTCAATCCACGGCGTTGGTCTGCATTGAGGTTCATAGTCAAAAGTAAGTTTTTTAAGAAGCTACAAAAGTATTATATTAATGAGTCATACGCAAATCAGGGTCATTAATATTTTATTAAATTCCGCTCTGCGACAACCGGCAATTAACTTTTCAATTCTAACGGCTGTCTCCCTCAGTATGTTCGCTCGACATGGAACTGCCAGGCTCCGCTACCGTTCTGTTTTAAAAGCGAAAGCCTGAAAAACGCTTTTATTTTGCCCGATGGCTTATTATCCCTAACTTTGTCGGCCAGATTAGCAAAACAACATTTCTGATACCACCCCAATGGAACAATTGTCACCCATAATGCTTGCCGGGACGGGCAGTGATGTCGGCAAGAGCCTTATCGCCACCGGGCTTTGCCGTATTTTCAGGCAGGATGGCTATAATCCCGCGCCATTCAAGGCTCAGAACATGGCTCTCAACTCCTATGCCACCCCCGACGGGTTTGAAATCGGACGCGCACAGGCCGTTCAGGCCGAGGCAGCCGGGATAGCATGCAGCACCGACATGAATCCGATTCTGCTGAAACCATCGGGCGAACACACATCGCAGGTTGTCATAAACGGCCGCCCTGCAGGAAACCGCGACTCATATTCCTACTTCCGCAAGGAAGGGCGCGAAGAACTGCGAAAGGTAGTCCACAATGCCTTCGACCGCCTGTCGCAGCGCTTCAACCCGATAGTGATGGAGGGCGCAGGAAGTATTGCGGAAATAAATCTCCGTGACAGCGACCTCGTCAACATGTCGATGGCCCGACATGCAGATGCGGATGTCATACTCGTGGCCGATATCGACCGGGGAGGTGTGTTTGCAAGCGCCTACGGCTCGATAATGCTACAGTCCGAGGATGACCGGCGACGCATCAAAGGCATTATCGTCAACAAATTTCGTGGCGACATGCGGCTGTTTGAGAGCGGACGGCGGATGATGGAAGAGATATGCGGTGTGCCTGTAATCGGAGTCGTCCCCTACGCCGGTGACATCCATATCGAGGAGGAGGATTCGGTGGCGTTGGGACTCAAAGCAACAAAGAGCGTGACCGACAAGGTAAATGTAGCGGTCGTATTGCTCAGACACATCTCGAATTTCACAGATTTCAATGTGCTCGAACGCAATCCCGGCGTGAATCTGTTCTATACGGACAATCCCGATGCCCTGTTGTCGGCCGACATAGTAATCATCCCCGGAAGCAAATCTACTCTTTCAGACCTCAGCGAACTGCGACGCAACGGGCTTGCAAAAGCCATCGTCAGTGCAAGAGACAACGGAAAGACGGTCATCGGAATCTGTGGCGGCTACCAAATCATGGGCATCGAGGTGAGCGACCCCGACGGGATTGAAGGCAGTCTCCGAAGCCTCCCCGGACTCGGGCTGCTGCCGGTGAAGACAGTGCTTTCCGGATCGAAGGTGACACGGCAGGTGAGTTTCAGTTTCCTCGGGGAGAACAAGCCCTGCAACGGTTACGAAATCCACATGGGACGTACCGAGACCAAAGGGAAGGCCACTTCTCTTAACACCATACTTGACGACGGGACAGCCGACGGATGCTTTGTCGATGACCGTTGCTTCGGCAGCTATATACACGGACTGCTCGACAATGAAACAGTGGTCAGCTACCTCATCTCGCCGTATCTGAAAGAGAAGCGCAACGAGAAGTTCGACTATACGGCCTACAAGGAGGAGCAATATGACCTGCTCGCCGACCATCTGAGAAAACATATCGATATCGACAAACTCTATAAAATCATGAAACACCATGATTGACGGACACGGAGACGACTCGTTTCGCTACGGCACACGCATACGCCATAATTTCAGTACAAACATCTACTCTGATGTCGACCATTCGGCGCTTATCGACTTTCTGGCCGATAAGGCCGCAGGCATTAAATCATATCCCGAACCAAGACCGGAGTCCATCGAACGGCTCATAGCCATGAAACTCGGAATCGGCAAAGGAAATGTGATGGTGACAAACGGCGCGACAGAGGCCATTTATCTCACAGCTCATCTGTTTCACGGCGGGAAATCGGCAATCGTCAGTCCGACGTTCCGTGAATATCAGGATGCGTGCGCAATGTATGGCCACTCGGTCACATTTATCTCCTCGCTCTCCGAAATTCCGTCTGACACTACCTGCGTGTGGCTGTGCAATCCCAACAACCCGACTGGAAAGACTGTCGACAGAGATTCAATACTTGAGACAGCTGCCAAAAATCCGGGGGCGGTCTTCATTATCGACCAAGCCTACAGCGACTACACCTTGCAGCCGCTCGTCACCCCTGCGGAGGCTGCCGGAATCGGCAACCTCATGATTCTAAGCTCGCTCACAAAGCGCTTCGCAGTGCCGGGGCTAAGGATAGGCTATGCCGTCGGCAGCGAAAAACTTATGTCGGAAATCGGAAAAATGCGCATGCCTTGGTCTGTCAACCAGCTTGCAATCGAGGCTGCCCGATTCCTCATCAATCACAGTGACGACTATGTGATTGATTCACGCGGACTCCACGCGGAAGCTCTCAGAATCGGGAAAGAAATGGCCGGGATGGGAATTAAGTCGACTGGAACCGACTGCAACTTTCTGCTCGCAAAACTTCCTCAAGGCAAAAAAGCCTCACAGCTCAAAGATTTCCTCATCGACAGATATGGAATCCTGATTCGCGATGCTTCTAATTTCGAAGGTCTCGACGGAAGCTATTTCCGCATCGCCGCCCAACGCCATGAAGAAAACGATTTACTTTTAACAGCTTTAAGAGAATGGATGTCGCAATCATAAAACTTCTGCCTCTGCTCCTTGCATGGTGTCTCGACCTTATTTTCGGAGACCCGGCCCGTCTGCCACACCTCATAGTCGGATTCGGAAAATCAATCTCGTTTTTCGAACACCGTCTCAACAGCGGTCAGCACAGAATGGCCAAGGGGGCTTGCGTGGCTGTCGGACTCATACTGTCAGCATATATCGCAACGTGGGTGCTCATCAGTCTGCTCACTCCATATATATGGATAAAGACGGCTGTCGAAACCATTATAATATTCTATTGCCTTGCCGGGACTACACTTATCCGCGAAGTAAAAATGGTATTCAAGGCCCTCGACCGTTCGCTCGATGCCGGACGCAGACAGGTGGCACGCATTGTCGGACGCGACACCGGGCAGCTTTCAGCTACAGAAATCAGGACTGCCGCACTCGAAACACTGTCGGAAAACCTGAGCGACGGTGTGGTCGCGCCCTTGTTCTGGTATGCCCTGCTCGGTGTCCCCGGAATAGTGGCCTACAAGATGGTCAACACTCTTGACTCGATGATTGGCTACCGCAACGCACGCTACAAGGCGTTCGGATGTGTGGCGGCACGGATCGACGACGTTACCAACTTTATCCCTGCCCGGCTCACGGCATTGCTCATGGTGATTGCGTCGGGACAGCCAAGTCTACTCGGTTTCGTCGGAAAATTCGGATGTCGCCATGCAAGCCCCAACAGCGGCTACCCGGAAGCAGCCCTTGCCGGAGCACTCGACTGCCGTTTCGGAGGTCCTCACGACTATTTCGGCGAGACCGTCCACAAGCCATTCATCGGAGAAAACGAGCGCGAACTGACCACTGCCGACATGCGCAAGGCTGTACGCATCAACCGCATCGCCGAAACAATATGTGTGGTTCTGGCAGGGGCGGTCAGATTTCTGATTGTAGAAATGCTTTAATCAGACACCGGGTCTCTATCCTGAATAACATTCACTCCTAAATTTCAATTTCAAGAATCTCGCCATAGCCGGGCTGACGGGCGAATGCCTCCTCGTCGGTCAGACCGCATAGCGTGGCGAGGGCATGAATCATGATGCCTCCGTGAGTGAAGACCGCCACCGATCCGTGGCCCGAAGCA is part of the Duncaniella dubosii genome and encodes:
- a CDS encoding cobyric acid synthase, whose protein sequence is MEQLSPIMLAGTGSDVGKSLIATGLCRIFRQDGYNPAPFKAQNMALNSYATPDGFEIGRAQAVQAEAAGIACSTDMNPILLKPSGEHTSQVVINGRPAGNRDSYSYFRKEGREELRKVVHNAFDRLSQRFNPIVMEGAGSIAEINLRDSDLVNMSMARHADADVILVADIDRGGVFASAYGSIMLQSEDDRRRIKGIIVNKFRGDMRLFESGRRMMEEICGVPVIGVVPYAGDIHIEEEDSVALGLKATKSVTDKVNVAVVLLRHISNFTDFNVLERNPGVNLFYTDNPDALLSADIVIIPGSKSTLSDLSELRRNGLAKAIVSARDNGKTVIGICGGYQIMGIEVSDPDGIEGSLRSLPGLGLLPVKTVLSGSKVTRQVSFSFLGENKPCNGYEIHMGRTETKGKATSLNTILDDGTADGCFVDDRCFGSYIHGLLDNETVVSYLISPYLKEKRNEKFDYTAYKEEQYDLLADHLRKHIDIDKLYKIMKHHD
- a CDS encoding aminotransferase class I/II-fold pyridoxal phosphate-dependent enzyme; translation: MIDGHGDDSFRYGTRIRHNFSTNIYSDVDHSALIDFLADKAAGIKSYPEPRPESIERLIAMKLGIGKGNVMVTNGATEAIYLTAHLFHGGKSAIVSPTFREYQDACAMYGHSVTFISSLSEIPSDTTCVWLCNPNNPTGKTVDRDSILETAAKNPGAVFIIDQAYSDYTLQPLVTPAEAAGIGNLMILSSLTKRFAVPGLRIGYAVGSEKLMSEIGKMRMPWSVNQLAIEAARFLINHSDDYVIDSRGLHAEALRIGKEMAGMGIKSTGTDCNFLLAKLPQGKKASQLKDFLIDRYGILIRDASNFEGLDGSYFRIAAQRHEENDLLLTALREWMSQS
- the cbiB gene encoding adenosylcobinamide-phosphate synthase CbiB, whose amino-acid sequence is MDVAIIKLLPLLLAWCLDLIFGDPARLPHLIVGFGKSISFFEHRLNSGQHRMAKGACVAVGLILSAYIATWVLISLLTPYIWIKTAVETIIIFYCLAGTTLIREVKMVFKALDRSLDAGRRQVARIVGRDTGQLSATEIRTAALETLSENLSDGVVAPLFWYALLGVPGIVAYKMVNTLDSMIGYRNARYKAFGCVAARIDDVTNFIPARLTALLMVIASGQPSLLGFVGKFGCRHASPNSGYPEAALAGALDCRFGGPHDYFGETVHKPFIGENERELTTADMRKAVRINRIAETICVVLAGAVRFLIVEML